GGGCGCAAGCTCAACGAGATCCGCTACGCGATGTCGATGGAGCAGAAGTACAGCAAGGACGAGATCCTCAACCGGTATCTCAACATCGCCTACTTCGGCGCCAGCGCGTACGGCATCGAGGCGGCGTCCAAGCGGTTCTTCGGCAAGCACGCCTCCGAGCTGAACCTGGCCGAGTCCGCGACGCTGGCGGGAGCCGTACAGGACCCGAACGCCACCGACCCCAACCGGGGCAAGACGTTCCGGGACCGGCTGCTGGCCCGCCGCAACGTCGTGCTCGACCGCATGGCCGAGCTGAAGATCATCACTGAGGCCGAGCGCGACGCGGCCAAGAAGAAGAAGCTGGGGTGGAAGGACAAGGAGATCCCCGGCGGCTGCGAGGAGAGCGACTACCCGTACTTCTGCCTGTACGTGCGCAACGAGATCCTCAACGACCCGCAGTTCGGCAAGACCAAGAAGGCCCGTCAGGACTTCCTGGCCCGCGGTGGCCTGACGATCCGCACCACGCTGAACCGGAAGATGCAGAAGGCCGCCGAGACGGCGATCAAGAAGTACGTCCACCCGTCCGACAAGCCCGTCGCCTCCGAGGCTCTGGTCGAACCGGGCACGGGTGCCATCAGGGCGATGGCCGCCAGCCGGAAGTTCGGCACCAGCAAGAAGAAGAACGAGATGTCGATCAACGTCGTGGCGGACGCGCTGCACGGCGGCGGCGCGGGCTTCCAGGCCGGATCGACCTTCAAGGTGTTCACGCTGCTCACCGCCTTGAAGGAGGGCTGGAAGATCAACGACGGCATCAGCACCGGCGCGACCTTCCAGGCCAGCGGCCCCTCGGCCTTCAAGGACTGCGACGGCAACCTGGTCGGTGACCCCCGGGGCGTCCAGCACAACTCCGAGGGCGGCAGCGGCGGATTCCTGACCCTGCAGACCGGCACCCTGAAGTCGGTGAACACCTTCTTCATGGCCTTGGAGCAGAGGGTGGGGCTCTGCGACGTCGTGAAGACCGCCAAGGACTTCGGCATCAAGCGGGCCGACGGCGCGAAACTGCGCGAGTTCCAGACGTTCACGCTCGGCTTCAACGAGATGGATCCGGTGACCGTGGCCACCGCGTACGCCGCCATCGCGGCGCGCGGGAAGTACTGCAAGCCCATGGCGATCACGGAGATCACCGACCGCTACAACAAGGTGACCTCGTTCAAGCCGTCCTGCAAGCAGGCCATCGAGTCCGAGATCGCGGACGCCGCCACCTACATCATGTCGGGCGTGTTCACCAAGGGCACCATGTCGGGCGTCGGCGGCATCGGCCGGGACGCCGCCGGCAAGACCGGTACCGGTGACCAGTCGCGCACCGTCTGGTTCGCCGGGTTCACCCCCGACCTCGCGGGCGCGGTCAGCCTCGGCGACCCGCGCGGCCCGATGCGGTATCCGCTCCCCGGACAGGTGATGGCGGGCCGGACGTACGGCTCGGTATTCGGCGCCACCGTCCCCGGCCCGATCTGGAAGGCCACCTTCCTGACGGCGCTCAAGGGCATCGAGCCCTCGTCGTTCGTGAAGCCGGACATGTCGAGGTTCGGCGGCTGCGCCCACCAGTGCGCGCCTCCGCCGAAGCCGAAGTCCGACCGCGGCGGCGGCGACGGCCGTGGCGGCGGTCCCGGCGGCGACGGCCCCGGTGGCGGACGCGGCGGCGGCAACGGCCGCGGTCCTGGTGGCGGTTTCGGCGGTGGCGACTCGCCGTTCGACCCGTTCAACTGATTCCGTCCGATGGGCCGCTCCCTCGCCGGGGAGCGGCCCATCGGCGTCTCAGCGCCAGGACCGCCGCCGTCTCGGCGCCCGGACCGCTACGCGGACAGACGGGCGCGTACGGCCTGGGCGACGCGGCCGCCCTCGGCGCGGCCCGCGACCTTCGGGTTCAGGATCTTCATGACCTGGCCCATG
The DNA window shown above is from Microbispora sp. ZYX-F-249 and carries:
- a CDS encoding transglycosylase domain-containing protein; the protein is MQAHGKTLASRTGAALRLVGAAGVAGVLAAAIALPAVGGAGVTVKSSIETLSLKPADLDEPPLPEKTVLLDADGKQIAQFYFENRESVSMDRIAPIMRKAIVAIEDFRFYEHGPLDVEGTTRALVKNLTTGGVTQGGSSITQQYVKQVLFNKAETDEEKAAAVAPTVGRKLNEIRYAMSMEQKYSKDEILNRYLNIAYFGASAYGIEAASKRFFGKHASELNLAESATLAGAVQDPNATDPNRGKTFRDRLLARRNVVLDRMAELKIITEAERDAAKKKKLGWKDKEIPGGCEESDYPYFCLYVRNEILNDPQFGKTKKARQDFLARGGLTIRTTLNRKMQKAAETAIKKYVHPSDKPVASEALVEPGTGAIRAMAASRKFGTSKKKNEMSINVVADALHGGGAGFQAGSTFKVFTLLTALKEGWKINDGISTGATFQASGPSAFKDCDGNLVGDPRGVQHNSEGGSGGFLTLQTGTLKSVNTFFMALEQRVGLCDVVKTAKDFGIKRADGAKLREFQTFTLGFNEMDPVTVATAYAAIAARGKYCKPMAITEITDRYNKVTSFKPSCKQAIESEIADAATYIMSGVFTKGTMSGVGGIGRDAAGKTGTGDQSRTVWFAGFTPDLAGAVSLGDPRGPMRYPLPGQVMAGRTYGSVFGATVPGPIWKATFLTALKGIEPSSFVKPDMSRFGGCAHQCAPPPKPKSDRGGGDGRGGGPGGDGPGGGRGGGNGRGPGGGFGGGDSPFDPFN